A section of the Clostridium felsineum DSM 794 genome encodes:
- a CDS encoding histidine phosphatase family protein — MKTTVLLVRHGETEWNVQGRFQGCHDINLTNNGIRQAEKVSKRLEGKFDCVYASPLKRAFDTASLIAETKGIKPVVEEDLREINFGLWEGLTMKDIELEFPKEFNIWRNDAEEGPLCGGDLSIKRASLRAKEAVLKIVRENKGKSIVMVAHGGIIKAVLIALFNWDMLMYHRILLGNTSICKLEFNDDMPRIVTLNDVSHLPEEYREKDPMHIKKEVV, encoded by the coding sequence ATGAAAACAACGGTTTTACTTGTAAGACATGGAGAGACTGAGTGGAATGTGCAGGGAAGATTTCAGGGTTGCCATGATATTAATCTTACTAATAACGGAATAAGACAAGCTGAGAAGGTTTCTAAAAGATTAGAAGGAAAGTTTGATTGTGTTTATGCAAGTCCTTTAAAGAGGGCTTTTGATACTGCAAGTTTGATTGCAGAAACTAAAGGAATAAAGCCTGTAGTTGAAGAGGATTTAAGGGAGATAAACTTTGGGCTTTGGGAAGGCTTAACAATGAAGGACATAGAATTAGAATTCCCAAAAGAGTTTAATATTTGGAGAAATGACGCAGAGGAAGGTCCCTTATGTGGTGGAGATTTAAGTATAAAAAGGGCTTCATTGAGAGCTAAAGAAGCTGTATTAAAAATAGTTAGAGAAAATAAAGGCAAAAGCATTGTAATGGTGGCTCATGGAGGAATAATAAAAGCGGTACTTATAGCTCTTTTTAATTGGGACATGTTAATGTATCATAGAATCTTATTAGGAAATACATCAATATGCAAGCTAGAGTTTAATGATGATATGCCTCGTATAGTAACATTAAATGATGTAAGTCATTTACCAGAGGAATATCGTGAAAAAGATCCGATGCATATAAAAAAGGAAGTTGTATAG
- the argJ gene encoding bifunctional glutamate N-acetyltransferase/amino-acid acetyltransferase ArgJ: MTEYLIPKGFLCCGKHVGIKKRKLDLGVVYSKRMCNAAAVFTKNKFCGVPIIVGKENIKNNRLQAVVVTSGVANVATGEEGIENTYRILNKISEELGIDSKDILPSATGIIGKQLPIENIIEGTEGIKKLLGENNWEDFNRAIMTTDKKLKIRSLKVNDVTILGIAKGSGMIEPNMATMLAYFFTDAYIEGEALKGILKRVTDKSFNMISIDHDTSTSDTAAILANGYIKEVNLELFERAFTKMCIDISKDIVKDGEGVSKLIEVTVNGSSSFESAKTIAKAIINSPLVKIAVYGSDPNWGRVAMAIGKSLDEDVNPLKIQIAFNDIVIYDKGNICEKNYQKIKNYLESSSECKIKVNLNVGKFKAIVWGSDFTEDYIKINSYYTKIK, translated from the coding sequence ATGACTGAGTATTTAATACCAAAAGGTTTTTTATGTTGTGGAAAGCATGTTGGAATAAAAAAAAGAAAGTTAGATTTAGGTGTTGTATATTCTAAAAGGATGTGTAATGCAGCGGCGGTCTTTACAAAAAATAAGTTTTGTGGAGTTCCTATTATTGTAGGTAAGGAAAATATAAAGAATAACAGGCTTCAAGCTGTTGTTGTTACTAGTGGAGTTGCAAATGTAGCAACAGGAGAAGAAGGTATAGAAAATACCTACAGAATATTAAATAAAATTTCAGAAGAATTGGGTATCGATAGCAAAGATATACTTCCTTCAGCTACAGGAATAATAGGAAAGCAACTTCCAATAGAGAATATAATTGAAGGTACTGAAGGGATAAAAAAACTCCTTGGTGAAAATAACTGGGAAGATTTTAATAGAGCAATTATGACAACAGATAAGAAGCTAAAAATAAGAAGTTTAAAAGTTAATGATGTAACGATTCTTGGAATAGCTAAAGGATCTGGAATGATTGAACCTAATATGGCAACTATGCTCGCGTATTTTTTTACAGATGCATATATTGAGGGAGAAGCACTTAAGGGAATTTTAAAAAGGGTAACTGATAAATCTTTTAATATGATAAGCATAGACCATGATACAAGTACAAGTGATACAGCAGCCATTCTTGCAAATGGATATATAAAAGAGGTTAATTTAGAGTTATTTGAAAGAGCTTTTACAAAGATGTGTATAGATATTTCAAAGGATATAGTTAAGGATGGAGAAGGAGTATCAAAGCTTATAGAGGTTACGGTAAATGGAAGCAGCAGTTTTGAAAGTGCTAAAACCATAGCAAAGGCAATTATAAATTCACCTTTAGTAAAAATAGCAGTATACGGTTCGGACCCAAATTGGGGAAGGGTTGCTATGGCTATAGGGAAATCACTTGATGAAGATGTTAACCCATTGAAAATACAAATAGCTTTTAATGATATTGTTATATATGATAAAGGTAATATTTGTGAAAAGAATTATCAAAAAATTAAAAATTACCTTGAAAGTAGTAGTGAATGTAAAATTAAAGTTAATTTGAATGTGGGTAAGTTTAAGGCCATTGTTTGGGGATCAGACTTTACTGAGGATTATATAAAAATAAATTCATATTATACTAAAATAAAATAG
- a CDS encoding putative bifunctional diguanylate cyclase/phosphodiesterase: protein MWRDVIEFTDKCKNGKLLQRSNKFALYLIDISKFKIYNYKFGYEKGDKLLEEISDNLQEYLKDICEVKRISGDKFVSLFPFNERKEFKAIAESIVKFFDSYSIKYHTGFKIGMNMGIALYPYDSNNIQNVLSCAEVALSFSKRSEKNSYEIFDYKSSEKLFRDEKMLHEISHAIENSEFELYYQPQVDTDQMGIYGLEALLRWRHPQKGMLGPNYFINMIEKNGMINSIGRFVITEALSELKRFNDMGYDKLSMSINIAESQLWEASFVGFVEEVIRSKNVNPRYIIFEVVERTVLSDKVLRVLSELRTLGIRIYIDDFGTMYSSLNYLYNIPLDGIKLDKSFVDKMYNSKRDLMITKNIINLAKDLEIDIIAEGVEHKEQLNCLSSMNCSKIQGFIFSKPVNSRNVLNFFDNFKMELSYKK, encoded by the coding sequence ATGTGGAGGGATGTAATAGAATTTACCGATAAATGTAAGAACGGGAAGTTACTACAAAGGAGCAATAAGTTTGCACTATATCTTATAGATATATCCAAATTTAAAATTTATAATTATAAGTTCGGTTATGAAAAAGGAGATAAATTGTTAGAAGAGATTTCTGATAATTTGCAAGAATATTTAAAAGATATATGCGAGGTTAAAAGGATTAGTGGAGATAAATTTGTTTCTTTGTTTCCTTTTAATGAGAGAAAAGAATTTAAGGCTATTGCTGAAAGTATAGTTAAATTTTTTGATTCATATTCTATTAAATATCATACGGGTTTTAAGATTGGTATGAATATGGGAATCGCCTTATATCCTTATGATAGTAATAATATTCAAAATGTATTAAGTTGTGCGGAAGTTGCATTGAGTTTTTCCAAGCGTTCTGAAAAAAATAGTTATGAGATTTTTGATTATAAATCATCTGAAAAATTATTTAGAGACGAAAAGATGCTTCATGAAATAAGTCATGCTATTGAAAATAGTGAGTTTGAGTTGTATTATCAACCACAGGTAGATACTGACCAAATGGGTATTTACGGACTTGAAGCTCTTTTAAGGTGGAGACATCCACAAAAGGGAATGTTAGGACCTAATTATTTTATAAATATGATTGAAAAAAATGGTATGATTAATTCAATTGGGAGATTTGTTATAACAGAAGCTCTATCAGAACTTAAAAGATTTAATGATATGGGATATGACAAACTTAGTATGTCTATTAATATAGCAGAAAGTCAACTTTGGGAAGCGTCTTTTGTTGGCTTTGTTGAAGAAGTCATAAGGAGTAAAAATGTAAATCCTAGATATATTATATTTGAAGTGGTAGAGAGAACGGTTTTGAGTGATAAAGTATTAAGAGTTCTAAGCGAATTGAGAACGTTAGGTATAAGAATATATATTGATGATTTTGGAACTATGTATTCCTCATTAAATTATTTATATAATATACCCTTAGATGGTATAAAACTCGATAAATCTTTTGTAGATAAAATGTACAATTCAAAGCGTGATCTTATGATAACTAAAAATATAATCAATCTTGCAAAGGATTTAGAAATTGACATTATTGCAGAAGGTGTAGAGCATAAAGAACAACTTAATTGCTTGAGCAGTATGAATTGTAGTAAGATTCAAGGATTTATATTTAGTAAACCAGTTAACTCTAGAAATGTTCTGAATTTCTTTGATAATTTTAAAATGGAGTTAAGTTATAAAAAATAA
- a CDS encoding rubrerythrin family protein, whose translation MGVSNAMTADFLRSAYGGESQAHMRYLIWGEEAEKNNFPNIGKLFRAIAYAEYVHAQNHFNILKDNLYDTSVVAGAVFGSTNIIDNLQGAINGELHEIKQMYPVYLETAKFQKEKNAEKSFHYALEAEKVHAKLFQDAQNSAKENKDISITSVYVCPVCGFTTLDDNVAQCPICGVKKDNFKKF comes from the coding sequence ATGGGTGTTAGTAACGCAATGACAGCAGATTTTCTACGCTCAGCTTACGGTGGAGAAAGTCAGGCTCATATGAGATATTTAATTTGGGGAGAAGAAGCAGAAAAAAACAATTTCCCCAATATAGGAAAATTGTTTAGAGCAATTGCCTATGCAGAATACGTTCATGCACAAAACCATTTTAATATTCTAAAAGACAATTTATATGACACTTCTGTTGTTGCAGGGGCTGTATTTGGTAGTACAAATATAATTGACAATCTTCAAGGAGCTATAAATGGAGAACTTCACGAAATAAAACAAATGTATCCTGTATATCTTGAAACTGCTAAATTTCAAAAAGAAAAGAATGCAGAAAAAAGTTTTCATTATGCATTGGAAGCCGAAAAAGTTCACGCAAAGCTATTTCAAGATGCCCAAAATTCTGCTAAAGAAAACAAAGATATATCAATAACAAGTGTATATGTTTGTCCTGTTTGTGGATTTACAACACTTGATGATAATGTAGCACAATGTCCTATATGTGGTGTTAAAAAAGATAATTTCAAAAAATTCTAA
- a CDS encoding polysaccharide deacetylase family protein, producing MIKKKQNKQKKLLIIRAAVICSVAVICWTAFFIFGTYYHKKSAVAANPAQKKTALAKVKKHNKQKDKQAKLASIVPGDLKPWDVKRTDNKKVAYLTFDDGPSNNTKKILSILDANQIKATFFIIGQNAERYPDLVKQEAEDGQSIGNHTYSHNISYRESTDQFVADVNHCDTVLKSILGDNYTPKLVRFPGGSFGNRLKPFRDAITSAGYRFLDWNDMNGDAEHPYVSTQMLIQNVKRYTGNQQTIVVLMHDAPAKTTTVDALPEIIQYLKGLGYSFDKIS from the coding sequence TTGATTAAGAAAAAACAAAACAAACAGAAAAAACTTTTAATTATTAGAGCTGCAGTGATATGCTCAGTTGCAGTTATATGTTGGACCGCTTTTTTTATTTTCGGGACATACTATCATAAAAAAAGCGCGGTCGCTGCCAATCCTGCACAGAAAAAAACTGCTTTAGCCAAAGTAAAAAAACACAATAAACAAAAGGACAAGCAAGCCAAATTAGCATCAATAGTACCTGGAGATTTAAAACCTTGGGATGTTAAAAGAACTGATAACAAAAAAGTAGCTTACTTAACCTTTGATGATGGTCCGTCAAATAATACGAAAAAAATATTGAGCATTTTAGATGCTAATCAAATAAAAGCCACATTTTTTATAATAGGTCAAAATGCAGAGAGGTATCCTGATTTAGTAAAACAGGAAGCTGAGGATGGTCAATCTATAGGTAATCATACATATTCTCATAATATATCTTATAGAGAATCAACTGACCAGTTCGTAGCTGATGTTAATCACTGTGATACTGTTCTTAAATCCATTTTAGGCGATAATTATACACCTAAACTAGTTAGATTTCCAGGAGGTTCCTTCGGAAACAGACTAAAACCTTTTAGGGATGCAATAACTTCTGCTGGTTATAGATTTTTAGACTGGAATGATATGAATGGTGATGCAGAACATCCATACGTTTCAACTCAAATGTTAATACAAAATGTAAAAAGATATACTGGAAACCAACAAACCATAGTTGTTTTGATGCACGATGCCCCTGCTAAAACAACTACAGTAGATGCATTACCCGAAATAATACAGTACTTAAAAGGTCTTGGTTATTCCTTTGATAAGATTTCCTAA
- a CDS encoding lysylphosphatidylglycerol synthase transmembrane domain-containing protein, translating into MGNKILNLIVVILCAGIFLSFFIFNKSSSSLATIVSKLDMHWIIIALIFMLIFWLLESIILHIITTIIHKSKNLFTKSIKFAMIGQFWGSITPFASGSQPAQFYAMTEYGIPGASASSILMIKFIVHQTVFTIYSILVVLLKFNYFRGNIKYFTYFWVVGFTFNTLIIIVACSFLINHNLTEKVLHIIISLLGKVKIIKNPEKRFKKIQEGLVNFHKNSSIIWNNKIVCLNACILTFIQWTIYYSIPYCVYRSFGFNSANIFTMISAQVFLTIIMSCIPLPGGEGGAEGGFFLIFKLFFPQKMILSAILIWRILSYYSCILSGSLFSMLSSKNDKDKATSSS; encoded by the coding sequence ATGGGAAACAAAATCTTGAACTTAATTGTAGTAATATTATGTGCTGGTATATTTTTATCTTTTTTCATTTTTAACAAAAGCTCTAGTTCGTTAGCTACTATAGTTTCTAAATTAGATATGCATTGGATAATTATAGCTTTAATTTTCATGCTTATATTTTGGCTACTTGAATCTATTATACTTCATATTATAACTACAATAATTCACAAATCAAAGAACCTTTTTACCAAGTCAATAAAATTTGCCATGATAGGACAATTCTGGGGTTCCATTACTCCTTTTGCTTCTGGAAGTCAGCCCGCTCAATTTTACGCTATGACGGAGTATGGTATTCCAGGTGCTAGCGCTAGTTCTATATTAATGATTAAATTTATAGTTCATCAGACAGTGTTTACAATATACTCTATATTAGTTGTACTATTAAAATTCAACTATTTTAGAGGCAATATAAAGTATTTTACCTACTTTTGGGTTGTAGGCTTTACTTTTAACACTTTAATTATTATAGTAGCATGTTCATTTTTAATAAATCATAACTTAACAGAAAAAGTTCTTCACATTATAATATCATTACTTGGAAAAGTTAAAATAATAAAAAATCCTGAAAAACGCTTTAAAAAAATACAAGAAGGGTTAGTTAACTTTCATAAAAATTCATCTATAATATGGAACAACAAAATTGTATGCCTTAATGCCTGCATACTTACTTTCATTCAGTGGACAATATACTATTCAATTCCATATTGTGTTTACAGAAGCTTCGGGTTTAACTCAGCTAATATTTTTACTATGATATCAGCTCAGGTTTTTTTAACAATAATTATGTCTTGTATTCCACTTCCCGGCGGTGAGGGTGGTGCTGAAGGCGGTTTCTTTTTGATTTTCAAGTTGTTTTTCCCTCAAAAAATGATTCTATCGGCTATATTAATTTGGAGAATACTTTCTTACTATTCATGTATTTTATCTGGAAGCTTATTTTCCATGCTTTCATCAAAAAATGATAAAGATAAGGCAACATCTTCATCCTAA
- a CDS encoding glycosyltransferase family 4 protein, protein MLTINMLSSAEKVKGQGVMSAYIEQVNLVKNELNSEFEVNINKFKFCDITHYHTIDFKFFLSIPFFKIKGPTVAYVHFVPETIEDSLKLPLLVKKIFYKYIIWFYKKVDYLVVVNPYFIDVLQNYGIEKSKATYIPNFVSEDNFYRCTEEKRLSFKKSFGIPLDKFIVLGVGQVQTRKGVLDFIETAKKLPDIQFVWAGGFSFGSITEGYAELKEIVKNPPNNVKFLGIIDREKMNSLYNTADLMFLPSYNELFPMSILEALSLKIPVLLRDIDIYKVILFDYYLKGSNTNEFSSIIRNLKNDNTMYNKWSENSARCHDFYSKEHVLTQWKSFYNKIYYKKNKI, encoded by the coding sequence ATGCTCACAATTAATATGTTATCATCAGCAGAAAAAGTTAAAGGTCAAGGTGTTATGTCTGCATATATTGAACAAGTTAATTTAGTAAAAAATGAACTCAATTCAGAGTTTGAGGTTAATATAAATAAATTTAAATTCTGTGACATAACACACTATCATACAATAGACTTTAAATTTTTTCTTAGTATACCCTTTTTTAAAATTAAGGGACCTACTGTAGCATATGTACATTTTGTACCTGAAACTATTGAAGACAGCCTAAAACTGCCGCTTTTAGTAAAAAAAATATTTTATAAATACATAATATGGTTTTATAAAAAGGTCGATTATTTAGTCGTAGTAAATCCCTATTTTATAGACGTGCTTCAAAACTATGGAATAGAAAAATCAAAAGCAACCTATATACCAAACTTTGTTTCAGAAGATAATTTTTATAGATGCACAGAAGAAAAGAGACTATCCTTTAAAAAATCTTTTGGCATTCCACTTGATAAATTTATAGTATTAGGGGTAGGCCAAGTGCAAACTAGAAAAGGTGTTCTAGATTTTATAGAAACCGCAAAAAAGCTTCCTGATATTCAGTTTGTATGGGCGGGTGGATTTTCTTTCGGCAGCATAACAGAAGGCTATGCAGAACTAAAGGAAATAGTAAAAAATCCTCCTAATAATGTAAAGTTTTTAGGAATTATTGATAGAGAAAAAATGAACTCTCTCTACAATACAGCAGATTTGATGTTTTTACCTTCTTACAATGAACTATTTCCCATGTCTATCTTAGAAGCACTGTCATTAAAAATTCCTGTTCTTCTAAGGGATATAGATATATATAAAGTTATACTATTTGATTATTATTTAAAAGGAAGTAATACTAATGAATTTTCTAGTATAATAAGAAATCTTAAAAATGATAATACTATGTATAATAAATGGAGTGAAAATTCCGCACGTTGTCATGATTTTTATTCAAAAGAACACGTTTTAACACAATGGAAATCTTTCTATAACAAAATATATTATAAAAAAAATAAAATTTAG
- the thiC gene encoding phosphomethylpyrimidine synthase ThiC has product MDYTTQMDAAKKNITTEEMKIVAEKEKMDIDELKSLMAEGKIVIPANKNHKAISAEGVGQGLKTKINVNLGISKDCQNLDMEIKKAIVAIDMKAEAIMDLSSFGKTEEFRKKLIGMSKAMIGTVPIYDAIGFYDKELKDITAEEMIKVVEKQAKDGVDFMTIHAGINRETAEIFKRNKRTMNIVSRGGSLLYAWMELNNKENPFYEYYDKVLDICEKYDVTISLGDACRPGCIDDSTDASQITELIKLGELTKRAWGRNVQVMVEGPGHMAINEIQSNMIIEKKLCHGAPFYVLGPIVTDIAPGYDHITSAIGGAIAAASGADFLCYVTPAEHLRLPNVEDMKEGIIASKIAAHAADIAKNVKGAREWDNKMAEARQKLDWKAMFDLSIDKEKAIRYRKESVPEDPDTCTMCGKMCAVRNMNKVMEGKDVNILRED; this is encoded by the coding sequence ATGGATTACACAACACAAATGGATGCAGCAAAAAAAAATATTACAACAGAGGAAATGAAAATTGTTGCAGAAAAAGAGAAAATGGATATTGATGAATTAAAAAGTTTAATGGCAGAAGGAAAAATAGTTATACCAGCTAATAAAAATCACAAGGCTATAAGTGCTGAGGGTGTTGGACAAGGCTTAAAAACAAAGATAAATGTAAATTTAGGTATATCTAAAGATTGCCAAAATCTAGATATGGAGATAAAAAAGGCGATAGTAGCTATAGATATGAAGGCAGAAGCAATCATGGATTTAAGTTCCTTTGGAAAAACAGAGGAGTTTAGAAAAAAATTAATAGGTATGTCAAAAGCAATGATAGGTACAGTGCCTATATATGATGCAATTGGATTTTATGATAAAGAACTTAAAGATATAACTGCAGAAGAAATGATAAAAGTTGTAGAGAAACAAGCTAAAGATGGTGTAGATTTCATGACTATTCATGCTGGAATAAATAGAGAAACAGCAGAAATTTTTAAAAGAAATAAAAGAACTATGAATATAGTTTCAAGGGGAGGCTCTTTATTATATGCATGGATGGAATTAAACAATAAAGAAAATCCATTCTATGAATATTATGATAAAGTGCTTGATATATGTGAAAAGTATGATGTAACTATAAGTCTTGGAGATGCTTGCAGACCGGGATGTATAGATGATTCTACGGATGCTAGTCAAATAACAGAACTTATAAAGCTTGGAGAACTTACTAAAAGAGCGTGGGGAAGAAATGTACAGGTTATGGTAGAAGGACCAGGGCATATGGCTATAAATGAAATACAGTCAAATATGATTATTGAAAAGAAGCTTTGTCATGGAGCACCATTTTATGTATTAGGACCTATTGTTACAGATATAGCACCAGGATATGATCACATAACTAGTGCCATAGGAGGGGCTATTGCAGCAGCAAGTGGAGCAGACTTTTTATGCTATGTTACACCAGCAGAGCATTTAAGACTTCCAAATGTTGAAGATATGAAAGAAGGTATTATAGCATCAAAAATTGCGGCACATGCTGCGGATATTGCTAAAAATGTAAAAGGAGCTAGAGAGTGGGATAATAAAATGGCAGAGGCTAGACAAAAACTAGATTGGAAAGCTATGTTTGATTTATCTATAGATAAAGAAAAGGCAATAAGATATAGAAAAGAATCTGTGCCTGAAGATCCTGATACATGTACTATGTGTGGTAAAATGTGCGCAGTTAGAAATATGAACAAGGTTATGGAAGGTAAGGACGTTAATATACTAAGAGAAGACTAG
- a CDS encoding DUF2161 family putative PD-(D/E)XK-type phosphodiesterase: MVTEDIREEKLSKPIEDFFISEGYVVRSEVEDCDVTAIKEDVLIVIELKKNLTVRLLSQAVKRQKTADLVYIAVLKPKKIKMNSNLRDMYHLIRRLELGLIWVSFRGDKGIIEIAIEPESFDRKKSIGKNKKKREKIINEIKSRHKNLNSGGSVHKKLVTAYREQSIFIACCLKKFGAMSPSQLKKLGTDSKKTSSILYSNHYGWFDRIDRGIYNLNAFGEKEIEIYKELTEYYYEKIN, encoded by the coding sequence ATGGTTACTGAAGATATAAGGGAAGAAAAACTCTCCAAACCCATTGAAGATTTTTTTATAAGTGAAGGATACGTAGTTAGAAGTGAAGTTGAAGATTGCGATGTAACAGCAATAAAAGAAGATGTGCTAATAGTTATTGAACTTAAAAAGAATTTAACGGTAAGGCTTTTATCACAAGCTGTAAAGAGACAAAAAACAGCAGATCTTGTTTATATAGCTGTTTTGAAACCTAAAAAAATTAAGATGAATTCTAATTTAAGGGATATGTACCATTTGATAAGGCGGTTAGAGCTTGGACTTATATGGGTTTCGTTTAGAGGTGATAAAGGAATTATTGAAATTGCAATAGAACCAGAAAGCTTTGATAGAAAAAAGAGTATAGGCAAAAATAAAAAGAAACGGGAAAAAATAATTAATGAAATAAAAAGTAGGCATAAGAATTTAAATTCTGGAGGAAGTGTTCATAAAAAGCTTGTAACAGCATATAGAGAACAATCAATTTTTATAGCCTGTTGCCTCAAAAAGTTTGGAGCAATGTCGCCTTCTCAGCTTAAAAAGCTTGGCACAGATTCAAAAAAAACCTCATCAATTTTGTACAGTAATCATTATGGTTGGTTTGATAGAATAGATAGAGGAATCTATAATTTGAATGCTTTTGGTGAAAAAGAAATAGAGATTTACAAAGAACTTACAGAATATTACTATGAGAAAATAAACTAA
- a CDS encoding glycoside hydrolase family 53 protein encodes MLKKFTKILSATLLCTSLCFSIASFSISAKASSNFANGADIGWLNQLENNGVKWQDTNGKQGDALAILKKHGVNSVRLRVFVNPPSDAQWVKRDGTKCLLGYSDTQSVISTAKRAKKLGMKVMIDFHYSDHFADPAYQDKPTDWVTDDFNKLKNDVYSHTYSVMSALRNAGITPDWVQVGNEINGGMLWPDGSNYNYTKLSQLINSGYNAIKTVSPSSKVVIHLSSGANNSLYRTFFDGLTNAGAHFDVIGMSYYPYWDNTDYTKNINALSYNLDDMASRYNKEVIISETGGLEKDPNNTYDMLKAVIKKVKEVPNKKGLGVFYWEPEANSSVLPDSYPLGTTTKVSDNVLKFTKAIKAFK; translated from the coding sequence ATGTTAAAAAAATTCACAAAAATACTTTCAGCTACTCTACTTTGTACTTCGTTATGCTTTAGTATAGCTTCATTTTCAATAAGTGCCAAAGCTTCTTCTAACTTTGCAAATGGTGCAGATATTGGTTGGTTAAATCAATTAGAAAATAACGGAGTAAAATGGCAGGATACAAATGGGAAACAAGGTGATGCCCTTGCTATATTAAAAAAACACGGCGTTAATTCTGTGAGATTACGTGTGTTTGTAAATCCGCCTTCTGACGCTCAATGGGTAAAAAGAGATGGCACAAAATGCCTTTTAGGTTATAGTGATACACAAAGTGTAATAAGCACTGCTAAAAGAGCTAAAAAATTAGGAATGAAGGTAATGATTGATTTTCATTATAGTGATCACTTTGCAGATCCAGCCTATCAAGACAAACCAACCGACTGGGTAACCGACGACTTTAATAAGCTTAAAAATGATGTTTATTCACATACATACTCTGTAATGTCAGCTCTTAGGAATGCTGGTATAACTCCTGATTGGGTTCAAGTTGGAAATGAAATTAATGGTGGTATGCTTTGGCCTGATGGAAGCAACTACAACTATACAAAATTATCACAATTAATAAATTCTGGCTACAATGCAATCAAAACTGTAAGCCCCTCTTCAAAGGTTGTAATTCATTTATCAAGTGGAGCAAATAACAGTCTTTACAGAACTTTCTTTGATGGTCTTACAAATGCTGGTGCACACTTTGACGTTATAGGTATGTCTTACTATCCTTACTGGGATAACACAGATTATACCAAAAATATTAATGCTCTAAGCTACAATTTGGATGACATGGCCTCTCGATATAATAAAGAGGTTATAATCTCTGAAACTGGTGGCCTAGAAAAAGATCCTAACAACACTTACGATATGCTTAAAGCTGTTATAAAAAAAGTCAAAGAAGTTCCAAATAAAAAAGGACTTGGTGTATTCTACTGGGAACCAGAAGCAAACTCAAGCGTTTTGCCTGATTCATATCCTTTAGGTACTACAACTAAGGTTTCTGATAACGTTTTAAAATTTACAAAAGCTATAAAAGCCTTTAAATAA
- a CDS encoding DeoR/GlpR family DNA-binding transcription regulator gives MLKEQRHEMILEDLNRFGIIRVVDLTKEFKATQMTIRRDLKYLEEQGKLIRIYGGARTKGEMKFEELSPSEKRNINADGKIEAAKLAASLIKENDIVYIGPGTTNEYIYDYIDVSPVKIITNCINVFEKFKNDDRFELILIGGRLRSKTGTFIGSFTDEILRKIRVKLAFIGANGVSGNNIMTSNEEEGQSQRIIMNNAVERYLVCDSSKIERQDFYTLYKLEEITALVTDSKLDKTIKNKYSKYCTIINNSIDKLK, from the coding sequence GTGTTAAAGGAACAAAGGCATGAAATGATTCTTGAGGATTTAAATAGATTTGGAATAATTAGAGTAGTGGATTTAACTAAAGAGTTTAAAGCAACGCAAATGACAATTAGAAGAGATCTTAAATATTTAGAAGAACAAGGGAAATTAATTAGGATATATGGTGGAGCAAGAACAAAAGGTGAAATGAAATTTGAGGAACTTTCGCCAAGTGAAAAAAGAAACATAAATGCTGATGGCAAAATTGAAGCTGCCAAATTAGCGGCTTCACTTATAAAAGAAAATGACATTGTATACATTGGACCAGGTACAACAAATGAATATATTTACGATTATATTGATGTTTCACCAGTAAAAATAATAACTAATTGTATTAATGTTTTTGAAAAATTTAAAAATGATGATAGATTTGAGCTTATTTTAATTGGTGGAAGGCTTAGAAGTAAGACAGGTACTTTTATTGGAAGTTTTACAGATGAAATTTTAAGAAAAATTAGAGTTAAATTAGCTTTTATAGGTGCAAATGGAGTTTCGGGAAATAACATAATGACCTCCAATGAAGAAGAAGGTCAATCGCAAAGAATAATAATGAATAATGCAGTAGAAAGATACTTGGTTTGTGACTCAAGTAAAATTGAGAGACAAGACTTCTATACTTTGTATAAGCTTGAAGAAATAACTGCTTTAGTTACAGATTCAAAGTTGGATAAGACAATAAAAAATAAGTATTCTAAATATTGTACTATAATAAACAATTCAATAGATAAATTAAAATGA